DNA sequence from the Leptospira limi genome:
GGAAGGTATGCATTCGTTGAAGAAGGTGAGTCGATAGGAGAAAGGATCACTTTAACAAAAACACCATCAAAACATGATTATTATGCACTAGAACCTTCTATTGTTTTATTATTGCCAACTTCTCGTTTTTTGAAGTTAGTTGAATCTCATCCTGAAATTGCAGAAAAAGCAAAACACAGAGAAGAAGAACAAGAAAAATTCCATTACGTTCGCAAACTAAGTTTTTTTGATGAATTGTCTCCAGAAGAAATTAAATCCATTCTAAAATCGATACAACTCATTAAAGTTCCTCAAGGTGAATTCATTTTTGTTGAAGGTGAGTCTGGAGAATCAGCTTACATCGTCCGTTCTGGAAAAGTTCAAATCAGAACTGAAAATCCGAGGAAAATCATCTCGATCATGAAATCGGGGGATATACTTGGTGAAATTGCAATCTTTAAACAACAAAAAAGATTAGCAAGTGCCATCACAGCAGAAGACTCCGAACTCTATCAAATTCCAGGAAATGTTTTTCGTAAGGTTATTGGTGCGGAAAAAGGGAACAAACTTGAAGAGATTGTCCAATCACGACTCTTACGGTATTCCACATATAAATCCAAAGAAAAAGAAGAAAATTCAATTCGTCCTTTTGTTTCTAAACGATTTGAAATCAGAAAAACAACTCGAACGATTTTAATTGAACAAGTGACAACAGACCAAATGAGCCTAGTTGGTTTGGTTTGTTCCGAATTGGCATTAAGGACATTTGATAAAGCACTCCCTTCAAATTGGAAAATTAGAATAAAAAATGAACTAAGTCGAAATATTGTTCCTGGGATATTTGAATTAGCAATTGAATTAGAAAAACTTGGTTTTTTAACAAAACAACTTCATATTCCATTTTCAGAATTAAATAGTTTAGAGAATCCTGTATTCATTACTGATGATGAAAATATACCGTGTTTATTGTATTTAGTTGATTCAGAGTTAGATGCAATTTTAATCTCACATCCCATTAAAGGTGTGTATGAATTATCAACTGAACAATTTCTAAAACTTTGGGACGGAGTGATTTTACAATTTTCTCTTGCTCCAAGCAGTTTGTCAGCAGAAGTAAGTTTGATTAGTTTTTTTAAAGAACTAAGGATGTTATTTAGTCCCAAAAAGAAAGAAATTCGTTGGGTAATGGTGGCGACTTTTTTTTCAGCAATCTTATCTCTTTCATTGCCTTATTTAATACGCCAGATTGTTGACCAAGTTTTAGTTTTTTCTGATCGTAACTTTTTATTTACAATTGTATTTGGAGTAACTCTTTCCGTATTTTTTCAATCCTTGTTTTCCCTGTTCCGAAATTTGATCTCGATTGGACTCATGCAAAATTTGGAATATAATTACTTTGTTCGATTTTTTCAACATATCTTGAATCTAACTCTACCAGAGTTTCGAAAATTTGAAACTGGAGATTTTACACAAAGACTAAAAGAAAACCAAAGAATTTTAGAAATCACACAAAGATCGGGTTTGTTTTTAATTTTGGACCTTATCACACTTCCGATTTATTTATTCATTTTATTTCGATTGGATGGTGGATTATCATTTGTAGGATTATTTTTCTTAATCGTTTATGCAATTGTAGTCGTTCGTTCCAGTTCAAAAATCAAAAAGTTGCAAAAACATAGTTTCGATTCTAAGAAAAAAACTACTTCTTTTTTTCTATCTTTGTTTTCAGGAATTCAATTGATCAAAGCTTCTTCAATCGAAAGTCGTTATCTTGCAAAAGGATTAAATGAAATTGCAAGGACGATCTTAACAAACTTAAGAGTGGGAAAAAGAGTACACATCCTTGAATTGATTAGCAAATTCTTTGAGCAAATTGGTTTGATTTCAGTTATCGCCTATGGAGTAAATCTTGTTTTAGCTGAACGATTATCACTCGGAAGTTTTTTAGGTTTTTTAATCCTGTATTCCTTACTCATGGAGCCAATTGTAAGATTATGCCATTTGTATGAGGATTTAAACGAATTAAGAGAATCTCGTATGAGACTCACTGAAATTTATTCGCTTCCCGGTGAAATGGTCAGTTTACGGCCGTTTGGTGAACTACCGAGGTTGTCGGGTAGAATTAAATTAGACAATGTAAGTTTTCGATACTCGGAAGGTTCTCCTGAAATTCTGAAAGATATCAATTTGGATATTGAAGCAGGAGAAAAAATAGCGATCGTAGGCCGAAGTGGGTGTGGTAAATCGACCATGATGCGAATTATGATGGGAACACTTTCTCCAACGAAAGGGAAAGTTTTTGTGGATTCGTTTGATTTATCTACACTTGATCCAGAAGAAGTTAGAATCCAATTTGGTGCAGTAGAACAAAATCCCATTTTATTCTCTGGAACTATCACAGAAAATTTATCTAAAAAAAATCCATCACTTCATATGGAATCATTATTAGCTGGTGCCAAGTTGGCCTCTGTTGATCAGTTTGTGGATAGATTTCCGATGAAATATGAAACCAAAATTGGTGAGTCTGGAGTTGGATTATCGGGAGGTCAGAAACAAAGACTTGCGATTGCACGGGCTTTAGTAACGAATCCAAGTATTTTATTTTTAGATGAACCTACTTCTGCATTGGATTCAGAGACAGAAGCGCACATTCAATCACAATGGGAAACTGTCTTTTTGGATCGAACAGTCATTCAAATTTCGCATCGACTACATAGTACAGTGAGTGCAGATAAAATCATTGTCCTAGATGAAGGTCGTATCGTTGAAATGGGTACGCATGCTGAATTGATCCAAACGAAAGGTTACTACTATCATTTGTTTCCTACGTTAACCGAAGAGGAAAGCCATGTTTAAAAAATTTAAGAACTTAAAAGAAACAGATTCCAATTGGGAATCTAGGCATTCGGCTTCTTATTATGATGAATTACTGAAACATCCAGCACCTAACTGGGAAAGGAAGGGCATATATCTCATTGCAGTTTTCTTTTTCTGTTTTGTTTTGTTTTTAGTTTTTGGACGAGTCGATGTTGTCGTACAAGCTAACGGTAACATTCGCCCCAAAGGAAATTATCATGTAGTTGAAGCATTAGAAACAGGTACACTTACGAATTTGTATGTTAAATCAGGTGATTTTCTTAAAAAAGGAGATCCCATTATGGAATTAGAATTTTCCGAACAACAAATTGAACTTTCAAAAGATGCGAATAATTTAGATTACGAAGAAAAAAAATTACAGAGATTAATTCGTAATAAACGTGAAGCAGAAAAAATTTCAAAAAATCTTGCTTATAATTTAGAAAACAATTCTGGATCTTCCTTATCTGGAGGTGTATTAAGTAAGTTTGTAAGTTTAAAAAAAGCTTATATGGATTTTCAAAATGGAGTTGGTGCTAAGTTCATTTATGACCAAAGTTTATTAGAGTTTAATGAAGAATTTGGAAACTTAAAAGATGAAATCCAACGGGAAGAAAATATAATCGCAAGTCTTCGCGGAGATACCAAATTAAAAAAGGAAAGAGTAGCCAATGCGGTAATTCGTATGCCATTTTCTGGCGTGATTGGTGAATTAGCTGTTAACAATGTAGGTCAAAACATCATCCGGGGACAAACAGTGGCTGCACTAATGGAAGAAGGCCAGCCATTGGAAGCAATCGTTGAAGTTAGTAGTAAAGACATTGGTGCTGTAAAACTCGGACTGTCTGCAGTGATTAAAGTAAAAGCATTTCACCAAAATGATTTTGGTGTTGTAGAAGGAATTGTTTCTCAAATCATTCCCAATACAAAAGAAAAGGATTCGTTTAGTGTGATTTTAGTTTTGGGAACACAAGACTTAAACCAAGATGGTAAAAAGTTTCAGTTATTCCCAGGACTAAAAGTTGTTGCAGACATTGTCATTGATAGAAAAAATATTTATCAAATTTTATTTCGTTACGCTGATCCAAGGAATTAAATTTGAAACGAAATTTCAAAGATATTTCAGATTTAGTAAAAGAAGATAGTTTTTTATCTCAACTTTCTTCTTCCGATCAGAAGAAAATAATTTTACTTTTTGAATTTAGATCATTAGTTGCTGGTGACAAAATCGGAGGAAATGAAAACGATCCAACTCCCATTTTATTGTTAGAAACGGGAAGAATTCAAATCAAATTAAAAATCAATCAGAATGAGTTATTGATTAAAACATTAAAGGAAGAATCCCTTTATGGGATTTCTGAATTCACCTCAGATTCCCTTGGAAAACAATTATACTACATTGAAGAAAATTCCAAAGTTTTAACACTTTCAGCTTCATCCTTTTTGAAGTTTATCAATTCTGATAAAGATCGAAAACGAATTTGGGATGAATATAAAGAGAATGTACAATTAAGAGATGAGCTTAGAATTCATCCTTATTTTCGAAAATTATCTAATTCTGAAATCCAAGAACTTTCTAAATTATTAATCAAAAGAAAAATAAATTCTGGCCAGGTTTTGATCAAAGAAGGTTCAAAAAGTTCATCGTTATTTTTTATCAAGTCAGGGAAATTTAAAGTTACAAAATCAACTTGGCAAAAGGATTATTTTTCATTTGTTGAAGCGGGATCTGTCCTCGGTGAAATGGGTGTTCTTGAAAAAAAAGTAAGGAATGCTACAGTAACTGCAGTGGAAGATAGTTTCGTTTATGAATTATCTTCTAAAAGTGCCGAACAATTCTTCAAAAAATCCGAAAGTTTGCTAATCACAATTCGCTCGATCATGAGTGAAAGGAAACTTAATTTAGGTGAAAAATCTAATGAAGATGATTTTGAACAAACGAATGTTTATGAAGAAGATACCTTTCATTTTTTACCTAAATTAAAATTTTCTCCACCAATTCGGAATCAGATTTCTTTTCCATTTTTATTCCAAGAAGGAAAATTTCAATCAGGTGATGTATGTCGCAAGATGATTCTAAAGTATTGGGGTTATTCATTTGCTGAATATGACTCTGACCCAATGTTTCCAGATTTTGATCCAGATATTTTGCCTTACCATTGGAAACAATGTTTTGGTGAAGAAAAGGGTAATTGTTATTTTGTTAACTGGAGGGAACATGAATCGGAAATTAATTCAATTCCAACAATTTCCTATTTAGAAAATTCAAAGTATGTCATTGTAAAACATATTGGAGAAAAGAGTGTTACAATTCTTGATCCAGAGATGGGCGAACTTGTTCTTAATCGAAAGGAATGGGAGAAAAAATCATCGGACATTGTGATTTATTTTGTTCCCAAAGTCATTCCAAGTTCATCATGGGAATGGAAAAATCGTTTTTTTAGCGGAATCAGTGAGTACTTTTTACCAGCGATTCAATATTTAAAAGCAGGTATACTTGCTAGTTTTATTTTGAAGGGACTTGAGGTTTTTATTCCTTTAGTCAACTTATACTTGATCGATGCTGTCTTATTACAGGAGAGTCGGGATTTTTTCTTACCAGTTATTGTGTCAGTAGTTGTATTAAGTTTGACACAGTCTTTTTTAGGGTATTTTCGATCGAACGTAATATTTTTTACAAGTAATCGAGTGAATCAAACAATCGCTATACGATTCTTGGTTAAATTAATTTCACTTCCGATTTCATTTTTTGAAAGAAATAGAAAGGGTGAAATTCTGAATCGTTGGGAAGAAATTGAATCGGTTATTTTATTTTTTTCAGACCAAGGTGCTATGAAAATCTTTGATCTGATTTTTAGTTCATTGGTTTTCGTTATATTCCTTTTTTTATCTCCAGTGTTATTAGCCATCATCATGTTATTTATCATACCAGAAATTTTGGTCTTACGTTTTTTATCACCCAAAATCATTGAAGAAACAAAAAAGGAATCATTAAAAAGAGCAGAAACTTTAAGTTATTTTATCGAATCAATCAATGGATTTGAAACGATAAAAAATTTAGGAGCAACATATTCACACAGATGGGATTTTGAGAAAAGACTAACAGCTCAATTAAATTCCGAAGGTAAAAAACTATTTTACTCCAATTTACTTTCAGCGAATACAGAGTTTTTTAAGCAGATAACGATAGTTATCGTTTTATTGGTTGGAAGTTTGTTGATTTTACATGACCAAATGACCTTGGGAACTTTATATGCCATTGTTGGATTGATCACATATATCCGAACGCCATTGATATCATTATATGAAGATTTTTTGAAGTTTCAAAAAGCAAATGTAGCTTGGAATCGTCTCAGAAGTTTTGAATCCTTGGATAGTGAAATCTCTGATAAGGACAACTTATTCAAAGTTGATTTACCTGAGGTAAAAGGTAATATTGAATTCAAAAATCTTTTTTTCGCTTATGACAGCCAAAAACCAGAATCAGGAATTCGTAATTTATCACTCAAAATTCAACCTGGAAAAAAAGTAGCCTTTGTTGGTCGTAGTGGTAGTGGCAAATCAACAATTATAAAATTATTGTTAGGATTATATAATCCAACCCAAGGTGAGATTTTAATAGATGAAATTCCATTAAATGAAATTTGGTTACCAAGCTTACGAACCAAAATTGGTGTATGTTTCCAAGAAAATCCATTCATTTCAGGAACGGTTCGAGAGAATATATCCATCACAAAACCAGAGGCAACACTTAGCGAAGTGGTTGAAGCCGCAAAACTTGCCTGCATCCATGATGATATTGTAAAATTACCTTTGGGATATGATACTGAATTTTCTGACCGAGGTTTTTTATTCTCAGGTGGCCAAAAACAAAGAATATCTTTAGCAAGATTATTTTTACAAAGGCCTAATTTGATTTTATTAGATGAACCAACATCTTCTCTTGATAAAGAGACGGAATCACGTATTTTGTCACATATCAATTCTGTTTTTGCAAATTCTACGATCATTACGGTTGCTCATCGGTTGGATACCATCAGAAATTATGACCAAATTTTTGTTTTAGAACGTGGAAAATTGGATTCGAAAGGGAATCACAAAGAGTTACTTTCCAAAGGTGGAATTTACCAATTACTTCATTCCAAACAAGAAGCGATCCGATAATTCAATTAGTGACAAATTTTCGGAAAATTCTTAGTTTTATCATCCTACTAATTATGTCAAATTCACACCTTTTGGCAGAGGTGGTGAGTTTTTATGACTTACCAAAGTTAGTTGGAGAAAAATCGTATGAATTAAAATTAAAGGAAATGGAAATCCAACGTAAAAAAGTGGATATCGATTCACGAAACTTACGTTATTTACCATCTGTGAATTTGGAACATTCTCCTTTTTTTGAATCACTTCGAGGAGATGGATACAACCGAAAAGGTTGGAGTACAACATTAAATCTAAACTGGAATTTTATGGAGCAAGGTAATACAATCCTTACCAATATGATTCTAGAATTGGAATACGAACGATTACTTCTTGAATATCGTGCTCTTTACCAAAAAGAACTTTTTGACCAAGCGTTTCAGTATGCCGAAACTTTAAAACTTTTGGCCTTTTACGATTATGATTTTTCTAATGAATCAGATGCAGACAAACAATTTCAAACTGTACAAAAACTTTATAAACAGGGAATAGAATCTTATTTGGTAACTCAAAACTCAAAAGTAGACTATTTCTTTTATAAATACAATGCGATTAAATCTAGACTTGACCAACAGAAAAGCCAATCAATTTTTAGAAGAAAATTTCTATTAAAAGATGTTACTTTAAAACAAATTCCAGAAAGAGAATACAAAATCCTTCCTCTTGAATCAACATTAGCTGAATATGAAAGAAATTTATCTGATGTGAATTTTGATTTAATTCTAACAGTCAATCAAATCAAAATCTTAGAAATTCAAAAACAGGTTCGTTTCAATGAATTATGGGTTCCTGATTTTTTTGTAAACATATACAATCAAAATTCACGTGAATCTTTTTCTGGACTAAGTGGAACTTGGACTAATCCTGTGCAAGTATACGATTATAGTCGAAATGATTACAGTATTTATGCA
Encoded proteins:
- a CDS encoding peptidase domain-containing ABC transporter gives rise to the protein MQSEVRRNLEKIRNVFRSNYLLAELDDSEREALIPFIEVKFVRIGQILIKANQMPEYIHFVLTGKFGMKQNKEDLHLGRYAFVEEGESIGERITLTKTPSKHDYYALEPSIVLLLPTSRFLKLVESHPEIAEKAKHREEEQEKFHYVRKLSFFDELSPEEIKSILKSIQLIKVPQGEFIFVEGESGESAYIVRSGKVQIRTENPRKIISIMKSGDILGEIAIFKQQKRLASAITAEDSELYQIPGNVFRKVIGAEKGNKLEEIVQSRLLRYSTYKSKEKEENSIRPFVSKRFEIRKTTRTILIEQVTTDQMSLVGLVCSELALRTFDKALPSNWKIRIKNELSRNIVPGIFELAIELEKLGFLTKQLHIPFSELNSLENPVFITDDENIPCLLYLVDSELDAILISHPIKGVYELSTEQFLKLWDGVILQFSLAPSSLSAEVSLISFFKELRMLFSPKKKEIRWVMVATFFSAILSLSLPYLIRQIVDQVLVFSDRNFLFTIVFGVTLSVFFQSLFSLFRNLISIGLMQNLEYNYFVRFFQHILNLTLPEFRKFETGDFTQRLKENQRILEITQRSGLFLILDLITLPIYLFILFRLDGGLSFVGLFFLIVYAIVVVRSSSKIKKLQKHSFDSKKKTTSFFLSLFSGIQLIKASSIESRYLAKGLNEIARTILTNLRVGKRVHILELISKFFEQIGLISVIAYGVNLVLAERLSLGSFLGFLILYSLLMEPIVRLCHLYEDLNELRESRMRLTEIYSLPGEMVSLRPFGELPRLSGRIKLDNVSFRYSEGSPEILKDINLDIEAGEKIAIVGRSGCGKSTMMRIMMGTLSPTKGKVFVDSFDLSTLDPEEVRIQFGAVEQNPILFSGTITENLSKKNPSLHMESLLAGAKLASVDQFVDRFPMKYETKIGESGVGLSGGQKQRLAIARALVTNPSILFLDEPTSALDSETEAHIQSQWETVFLDRTVIQISHRLHSTVSADKIIVLDEGRIVEMGTHAELIQTKGYYYHLFPTLTEEESHV
- a CDS encoding HlyD family efflux transporter periplasmic adaptor subunit; protein product: MFKKFKNLKETDSNWESRHSASYYDELLKHPAPNWERKGIYLIAVFFFCFVLFLVFGRVDVVVQANGNIRPKGNYHVVEALETGTLTNLYVKSGDFLKKGDPIMELEFSEQQIELSKDANNLDYEEKKLQRLIRNKREAEKISKNLAYNLENNSGSSLSGGVLSKFVSLKKAYMDFQNGVGAKFIYDQSLLEFNEEFGNLKDEIQREENIIASLRGDTKLKKERVANAVIRMPFSGVIGELAVNNVGQNIIRGQTVAALMEEGQPLEAIVEVSSKDIGAVKLGLSAVIKVKAFHQNDFGVVEGIVSQIIPNTKEKDSFSVILVLGTQDLNQDGKKFQLFPGLKVVADIVIDRKNIYQILFRYADPRN
- a CDS encoding ATP-binding cassette domain-containing protein is translated as MKRNFKDISDLVKEDSFLSQLSSSDQKKIILLFEFRSLVAGDKIGGNENDPTPILLLETGRIQIKLKINQNELLIKTLKEESLYGISEFTSDSLGKQLYYIEENSKVLTLSASSFLKFINSDKDRKRIWDEYKENVQLRDELRIHPYFRKLSNSEIQELSKLLIKRKINSGQVLIKEGSKSSSLFFIKSGKFKVTKSTWQKDYFSFVEAGSVLGEMGVLEKKVRNATVTAVEDSFVYELSSKSAEQFFKKSESLLITIRSIMSERKLNLGEKSNEDDFEQTNVYEEDTFHFLPKLKFSPPIRNQISFPFLFQEGKFQSGDVCRKMILKYWGYSFAEYDSDPMFPDFDPDILPYHWKQCFGEEKGNCYFVNWREHESEINSIPTISYLENSKYVIVKHIGEKSVTILDPEMGELVLNRKEWEKKSSDIVIYFVPKVIPSSSWEWKNRFFSGISEYFLPAIQYLKAGILASFILKGLEVFIPLVNLYLIDAVLLQESRDFFLPVIVSVVVLSLTQSFLGYFRSNVIFFTSNRVNQTIAIRFLVKLISLPISFFERNRKGEILNRWEEIESVILFFSDQGAMKIFDLIFSSLVFVIFLFLSPVLLAIIMLFIIPEILVLRFLSPKIIEETKKESLKRAETLSYFIESINGFETIKNLGATYSHRWDFEKRLTAQLNSEGKKLFYSNLLSANTEFFKQITIVIVLLVGSLLILHDQMTLGTLYAIVGLITYIRTPLISLYEDFLKFQKANVAWNRLRSFESLDSEISDKDNLFKVDLPEVKGNIEFKNLFFAYDSQKPESGIRNLSLKIQPGKKVAFVGRSGSGKSTIIKLLLGLYNPTQGEILIDEIPLNEIWLPSLRTKIGVCFQENPFISGTVRENISITKPEATLSEVVEAAKLACIHDDIVKLPLGYDTEFSDRGFLFSGGQKQRISLARLFLQRPNLILLDEPTSSLDKETESRILSHINSVFANSTIITVAHRLDTIRNYDQIFVLERGKLDSKGNHKELLSKGGIYQLLHSKQEAIR
- a CDS encoding TolC family protein codes for the protein MSNSHLLAEVVSFYDLPKLVGEKSYELKLKEMEIQRKKVDIDSRNLRYLPSVNLEHSPFFESLRGDGYNRKGWSTTLNLNWNFMEQGNTILTNMILELEYERLLLEYRALYQKELFDQAFQYAETLKLLAFYDYDFSNESDADKQFQTVQKLYKQGIESYLVTQNSKVDYFFYKYNAIKSRLDQQKSQSIFRRKFLLKDVTLKQIPEREYKILPLESTLAEYERNLSDVNFDLILTVNQIKILEIQKQVRFNELWVPDFFVNIYNQNSRESFSGLSGTWTNPVQVYDYSRNDYSIYARSSNSDLNVGGNFGFRFPLFNRWLDKNEFDKSKIEVKLAKSQSQFLRENTGLYLFELIQQHNNLVELYDISRESKRIAEENYQIMEKAYKTGSASIIELQTVDRRLRDVMRNEIQNRYDLIQLRLQIGLLLGDTMKFLNN